The Actinomycetota bacterium genome includes the window GCCGCGCCGCCGAGCCACCCCCCACCCCGCCCCAGGCCCCCGGGCCCCCCCCTCTGCCCCCGCCCCGCCCCCGCCTCGCCCGCGCGCCCGCGCCTACGAGCCCGCGAAGCCCTCGACGACCCACGTGCCGGACTTCGGGTCCTTGCGCAGCGTCACGAAGCCGAGCTTCTGCGCGTCTTCCAGCAGCGCGGTGAACGACTTGTAGCCGTACGCGCTCTCGGTGAACTGCGGCTGCTTGCGCTTGATGGTGTCTTTCAGGAGCGAGGAGTGCATGACCTCGACGTTCTCGCGCTGCAGCGCCTCGATCGTCTCGAACAGCAGCTTGAACGCGGGCTTCTTGGTGCGCGGGATCTTGTCGCCGATGGCCGGCGAGCCGGCCGCCGCTCCGAGATCCTCGTAGTAGATGAACTCGTCGCAGTTGGCCGCGAGCAGGTCGGACGTGGAGTCCTTCATGCCGAGACCGATGACCGTCTTGCCGTTCTCCTTCAGCTTGCTGACCAGCGGCGTGAAGTCCGAGTCGCCCGACACGATGACGAAGGTGTCGATGTGCTCCTTCGAGTGCGACATCTCCATCGCGTCGACCACGAGCCGGATGTCGGCCGAGTTCTTGCCGGTCATGCCGCGCTCAGGGATCTCGATGAGC containing:
- a CDS encoding NYN domain-containing protein → IDFENLALGAKQQSVAGRRRAKRDANFDMKRVLERLVEKGKIVAKRAYSDWSRFPEYVTPLHELGIELIEIPERGMTGKNSADIRLVVDAMEMSHSKEHIDTFVIVSGDSDFTPLVSKLKENGKTVIGLGMKDSTSDLLAANCDEFIYYEDLGAAAGSPAIGDKIPRTKKPAFKLLFETIEALQRENVEVMHSSLLKDTIKRKQPQFTESAYGYKSFTALLEDAQKLGFVTLRKDPKSGTWVVEGFAGS